GCCATTTATTTTTTCGGTATCTGCCTGATACCCGTTAAAAAGCGAATTTGTCGGCCCAAAATCAATATTTCGGGGCCTAAACTCTACCCTAAACGCCATATAAGCCTCCATCCACTAAGCCGACCTCTTAAGTGGGGAGTCAAAATCAGATTTCAAATCTTTTTTTATTATTTTTTGGAAACAGCTTTTCCCACAGCACCAACGGCCTTTTCCAAATCTTTGGCTTTGTCCTTAAGCTCTTTTTCCATTTGCTTAATCTGGCGGTCCAAAGCCACGGCGTTGTTATACATGCGCTCACGTTTTTTCGCTTTTGCCTTTTTCCACATTTTACGGGTCATCCACTCCCCGGCATGGGCAAGAATCAAAATACCTGCGATCAAGCAGACCATTCCCGCCAGCATATAATCAATGCGCCCAAAAGCCGCAGCAACACCCCAAAAACCAATTGTGGCGAGGCTGGAGCCAAAAATAAACAGCATGCGTCGACTGACCTGATTATCATCATATTGAGTTTTTTGATAATCACGCATGGAATTGGCAATCTCACTGCGAGCAAGCTGCTGCCACTTGTTAAAATTCATTCCCTTAAAAGGTTGACGATTTTCCCGAATAAAAAGTTCAAGTCGCTTCACAATATATTCGGCGCGTTCTTCTGGTGTTGGTTCGTGCTTGCCCATTGTTCTTAGTCTTTAATAGCTGTAACGAAAAAAGCCTTACCAAAACAGGTAAGGCTTTCATCATATAAGTGAAATCACAAAGAATCTGTTAAAGCGCAGAAACGAGACGTTCCAAAGCGGCTTTAAACTTATCATTTTTCTCAGTCAGTTCCGTCACTTTCGTGCGCTCGGTTGCGACAACCTCAGCCGGTGCATTATTGACGAACTTCTCATTTGAAAGTTTCTTCTGCTTACCCATGATGATCTTATCAAGGTTGGCAATTTCTTTTTCCAAACGCGCTTTTTCCGCTTCGACATCCATGTGATCAACCACATTGATGAAGACTGTAGATTCAGCCACAACTTCCTGAACACAGCCCTGTGCCACAGCCTGTTCAACCAGATCAACCTTTTCAAGACGTGCCATGCGCAGGATCAAATCCATATTGCGCTCCAGGCGTTGCGCTGTTTTCTCACTCGCACCTTCAAGATACACATCCAGTTTCACACTGCCCGGTACATTCAGTTCTGAACGCGCCGTACGGATTGTAGAAATCAATTGAACCAGCCAATCCATTTCTTCGTTGGCATCCTGATCATCCAACAGCTTTTGGGGCCACGATGCGCTGATGAGCTGCATATCACGTTCATCAGCCATGGATTCCCACAGCTCTTCCGTAATGTAAGGCATAATCGGGTGAAGCACATGAAGGATTTGATCCAGAACCCAAGCCGTTGTCGCTTTGGTTTCTTCAATTGCCCCTTGATCTTCCCCATTCAAGATCGGCTTGGTGAATTCCAGATACCAGTCACAGAATGTCCCCCAGGCAAAGCCATAAATAGCATTTGCAGACTCGTTAAAACGATAATCATCAATATGGCGCCCCACTTCTGCGGCCACTTCACCGACTTTGCCGACAATCCAGCGGTTCACAGGATGTTTAACGGAAGCTGCATCAAAATCGGCAACAGGCTTACAGCCATTCATCTGGCAAAAACGTGCGGCATTCCATAGTTTCGTTGCAAAGTTACGATAGCCCTCAACCCGGCTTGTTGCCAGCTTGATATCGCGCCCCTGTGCAGCCATGGCTGTCAGGGTAAAGCGCATCGCATCTGCACCGTATTCATCAATCAAGTCCAGTGGATCAATCACATTGCCTTTGGACTTAGACATTTTAGCGCCATGCTCATCACGCACAAGGGCATGAATGTAGATATCTTTAAACGGCACCTCACCCATAAAGTGGATCCCCATCATCATCATGCGGGCAACCCAGAAGAAGATGATGTCAAACCCAGTCACCAACACATCTGTTGTATAATAATTTTCCAGCTCCGGCGTCTTTTCCGGCCAGCCTAGTGTTGAAAACGGCCATAATGCAGAAGAGAACCAGGTATCAAGCACGTCGGTTTCACGGGTCAGTTTCACCCCCTCACCTGCGGCAGCTTGTGCCTCTTCTTCGGTCATTTCCACATAAACATTGCCGTCTTCATCGAACCATGCCGGGATTTGATGGCCCCACCAGATTTGACGGGAAATACACCAGGGCTGGATATTGCGCATCCATTCATAATAAGTGTTTTCCCATTGCTTCGGGACAAAGCGTGTCTTACCTGTTTCAACAGCTTCCAGTGCTGGCTTTGCCAACACATCAGCCTTCACAAACCACTGGTCTGTCAGCCACGGTTCAATAACAACACCGGAGCGATCCCCATAAGGAACAGTCATCGGGTTATCTTCAATTTTGACAAGAAGACCGAGTTCTTCCATCTCAGCAACAATTTTGTCGCGGGCCTGAAAACGTTCCATGCCCTGATATTTTTCAGGCA
This sequence is a window from Terasakiella sp. SH-1. Protein-coding genes within it:
- a CDS encoding valine--tRNA ligase; the encoded protein is MLDKTFNPGAVEAKHYKLWEDNNAFAANHETGKDPYTIMMPPPNVTGSLHMGHALTFTLQDILIRYNRMKGKDSLWQPGTDHAGIATQMVVERRLEGEGVTRHDLGRDKFIDKIWEWKEESGGTIVNQLRRLGASADWAKERFTMDEGLSEAVRKVFVQLYKEDLIYRDKKLVNWDPKLHTAISDLEVEQRETNGKMWYFNYPIEGEEGKFIMVGTTRPETMLGDTGVAVHPDDERYKDLIGKNVILPIVNRPIPIVADEYADPEKGSGAVKITPGHDFNDYEVGKRCDLEIINVLDINADLNENVPEKYQGMERFQARDKIVAEMEELGLLVKIEDNPMTVPYGDRSGVVIEPWLTDQWFVKADVLAKPALEAVETGKTRFVPKQWENTYYEWMRNIQPWCISRQIWWGHQIPAWFDEDGNVYVEMTEEEAQAAAGEGVKLTRETDVLDTWFSSALWPFSTLGWPEKTPELENYYTTDVLVTGFDIIFFWVARMMMMGIHFMGEVPFKDIYIHALVRDEHGAKMSKSKGNVIDPLDLIDEYGADAMRFTLTAMAAQGRDIKLATSRVEGYRNFATKLWNAARFCQMNGCKPVADFDAASVKHPVNRWIVGKVGEVAAEVGRHIDDYRFNESANAIYGFAWGTFCDWYLEFTKPILNGEDQGAIEETKATTAWVLDQILHVLHPIMPYITEELWESMADERDMQLISASWPQKLLDDQDANEEMDWLVQLISTIRTARSELNVPGSVKLDVYLEGASEKTAQRLERNMDLILRMARLEKVDLVEQAVAQGCVQEVVAESTVFINVVDHMDVEAEKARLEKEIANLDKIIMGKQKKLSNEKFVNNAPAEVVATERTKVTELTEKNDKFKAALERLVSAL